The Candidatus Methylacidiphilales bacterium genome window below encodes:
- a CDS encoding BrnT family toxin, with protein MEFEFDPDKSEKNRLKHGIDFLTAQSLWQDESRLIVPARSEDEPREAIIARLGDVHWTGIYTTRNDKFRIISVRRSRDEEKQNYDQGQ; from the coding sequence ATGGAGTTCGAGTTTGACCCGGATAAGTCCGAGAAGAACCGATTGAAGCATGGCATTGATTTTCTCACGGCCCAAAGCTTATGGCAGGACGAGTCACGGCTGATTGTGCCAGCCCGGTCCGAAGACGAACCGAGAGAAGCCATCATTGCCCGATTGGGCGACGTTCATTGGACGGGGATTTACACCACCCGTAATGATAAGTTCAGAATCATATCAGTAAGGAGATCCAGAGATGAAGAAAAACAAAACTACGATCAAGGCCAGTGA
- a CDS encoding endonuclease/exonuclease/phosphatase family protein translates to MTCLTWNLQWKSPAGATGKLIQGCIAALDPDVIGFTETVIQMVPEGYRIESDPDYGYKNEADQRKVILWSKSPFTEIDIVGDADMPTGRFVSGVSDGIRFIGVCIPWRDAHVRNGKKNRRQWEDHLAFCAGLASVLARSSSQSVPICLLGDFNQRIPIASQPIHVYDALARAIPSNMKIITEGIRDENGGQLIDHIAVSQSLTASTPQIVSRYSSDGTELSDHVGVWTCLQKTKMRTDRWT, encoded by the coding sequence CTCACATGGAATCTTCAGTGGAAAAGTCCAGCGGGTGCGACTGGGAAGCTTATCCAAGGGTGCATTGCGGCACTTGATCCAGATGTCATCGGTTTCACAGAGACAGTCATACAAATGGTCCCGGAAGGATACCGCATCGAGTCCGACCCCGACTATGGATACAAGAATGAGGCTGACCAAAGAAAAGTAATTCTATGGAGCAAGAGCCCCTTTACTGAGATTGATATTGTTGGCGATGCCGACATGCCAACCGGCAGATTTGTCTCAGGTGTTTCGGACGGAATACGTTTCATTGGCGTGTGCATACCCTGGCGCGATGCACATGTGCGCAACGGCAAAAAGAACAGAAGACAATGGGAGGATCATCTGGCATTCTGCGCAGGTCTAGCAAGTGTGCTCGCTCGCTCATCCTCACAATCCGTGCCAATTTGCCTTCTCGGCGATTTTAACCAAAGAATTCCGATAGCAAGCCAGCCGATACACGTCTACGATGCGCTTGCACGGGCAATTCCATCGAATATGAAGATTATAACGGAAGGAATAAGGGACGAGAATGGCGGTCAGCTCATTGACCACATTGCAGTTTCTCAGAGCCTTACAGCCTCGACGCCACAGATTGTCTCGCGTTATTCCAGCGATGGCACAGAGCTATCTGACCATGTCGGCGTTTGGACCTGCCTTCAGAAAACAAAAATGCGAACAGACCGATGGACCTAA